Proteins encoded together in one Fibrobacter sp. UWP2 window:
- a CDS encoding fibrobacter succinogenes major paralogous domain-containing protein, with the protein MLKRALPLVLGATGIFVACGDETTIVEGGSIAMVADADALGDCDGDNEGELLWLKSEAQLRMCSGGEWLSMNGSVDTLYIADSKCSTEPLKDSSGVKIICNGDSVGVVLNGRDGADGKNGKDGIDGVDGKDLIDTTVSDSESVPTELNTISGCSQKGPFLSGTPVTVRGLENGRTLTQSNITYTGFIANDKGEFKLRGGMLKSQYVSLSATGYYKNEMTGGNSDGQISLNALTDLSTHTTANLNLLTHLEYDRVYYLVQNEGKRVATAKKQAQKEIFAAFHIDSDGFKNSEDMNIAGSSEADAALLAVSIIMQNRFTTSEFSEYLSKFAADLETDGKGNNGDSSRVAIADAILESEFGWFRDGDNSCYPPKNFFRLADVRTNVKGWNLSQNEIPNFEKYVRHFWSQELGLGVCGALADGLIKDDSLPVAKDGEIRYVTRPGSLFRVMDYEDSIPYRYICHADSNRWVEASDVEKNTYGESCAAGDNKVIKGKIDKRNSYYCKDSAWVNITEWDWNIPKEARFNPDIEYGSMTDNRDQKTYRTVEIGNQTWMAENLNYADSSKTPSLVGNSRCYNDSLKYCKVGGRLYTWDAAIDICPEGWHLPDSTEWAELLELLKVTFENEDPSWLLKSSNGWNNSYMPGICSSWLSSWESGCDRFGFTALPVGVYYDDPLVSTDHFMGSAGSRTAFWSSSEAETEKAYVFSDGELSQLKKKDALSVRCVQD; encoded by the coding sequence ATGCTTAAACGAGCACTTCCCTTGGTATTGGGGGCTACCGGCATTTTTGTGGCCTGCGGCGACGAGACCACCATTGTAGAAGGTGGCTCTATTGCCATGGTAGCCGATGCCGACGCTCTTGGAGACTGCGACGGCGATAACGAAGGCGAACTGCTTTGGCTCAAATCCGAAGCCCAACTCCGCATGTGCTCGGGAGGGGAGTGGCTTTCGATGAATGGATCGGTGGACACGCTCTATATAGCAGATTCCAAATGCTCCACGGAACCCCTCAAAGACAGCAGCGGCGTGAAGATTATATGCAACGGCGACTCGGTGGGCGTGGTGCTCAACGGTCGCGATGGTGCCGATGGAAAAAATGGCAAGGATGGAATTGACGGCGTTGACGGCAAAGACCTGATAGACACCACCGTTTCGGATTCCGAGAGTGTGCCCACGGAACTGAATACGATTTCGGGCTGTTCTCAAAAGGGCCCGTTCTTGTCGGGTACGCCTGTTACGGTGCGCGGCCTGGAAAACGGGCGTACGCTTACCCAGTCCAACATCACTTACACGGGGTTCATCGCCAACGACAAGGGCGAGTTCAAACTGCGTGGCGGCATGCTCAAGTCCCAATATGTGAGCCTCTCGGCCACGGGCTATTACAAGAACGAGATGACGGGCGGGAACTCGGACGGGCAAATCTCCTTGAATGCCCTGACAGACCTTTCTACGCACACAACGGCGAACTTGAACCTGCTCACGCACCTGGAATACGACCGCGTGTACTACCTGGTGCAGAACGAAGGCAAGCGTGTGGCCACGGCGAAAAAGCAGGCGCAAAAGGAAATCTTTGCCGCGTTCCACATAGATTCCGACGGGTTCAAGAACTCCGAAGACATGAACATTGCCGGCTCCAGCGAAGCCGACGCGGCCTTGCTCGCTGTCTCTATAATTATGCAGAACAGGTTTACCACAAGTGAATTTTCTGAATATCTCTCCAAGTTTGCCGCCGACTTGGAAACGGATGGCAAGGGGAATAATGGTGATTCTAGCCGAGTTGCGATTGCGGATGCCATTTTGGAGTCGGAATTTGGCTGGTTTCGCGATGGCGACAATTCCTGTTATCCCCCCAAAAATTTTTTTCGGCTTGCTGATGTGAGAACGAATGTGAAGGGTTGGAATCTTTCGCAGAACGAGATTCCCAATTTTGAAAAATACGTGCGCCATTTTTGGAGCCAGGAACTGGGCCTGGGCGTGTGCGGAGCCCTTGCCGATGGTTTGATTAAGGATGATTCGCTTCCCGTTGCGAAGGATGGAGAAATCCGTTACGTAACCCGTCCTGGAAGTTTATTTCGTGTGATGGATTATGAAGACTCTATTCCGTATCGTTACATTTGCCATGCAGACAGTAACCGTTGGGTTGAGGCGAGCGATGTTGAAAAGAATACTTACGGTGAATCCTGTGCTGCGGGAGATAACAAAGTAATTAAAGGAAAGATTGATAAAAGGAACTCCTATTATTGCAAGGATTCAGCTTGGGTGAATATTACGGAATGGGATTGGAATATCCCGAAAGAAGCCCGCTTTAACCCGGATATAGAATATGGCTCCATGACGGATAATCGCGATCAAAAGACATACAGGACGGTAGAGATTGGAAATCAAACGTGGATGGCCGAGAACTTGAACTACGCCGACAGCTCAAAGACTCCGAGCCTTGTTGGAAATTCCCGGTGCTACAACGATTCTCTTAAATATTGCAAAGTCGGAGGGCGCCTGTACACCTGGGACGCCGCTATAGATATATGCCCGGAGGGTTGGCACTTGCCTGATTCTACGGAGTGGGCAGAGCTGTTAGAGCTGTTAAAAGTAACTTTTGAAAATGAAGATCCTTCTTGGTTGCTAAAATCCTCCAATGGCTGGAATAATTCTTACATGCCGGGTATCTGTTCATCATGGCTTTCGTCTTGGGAGTCTGGATGTGATAGGTTTGGATTTACGGCTCTTCCTGTGGGCGTTTATTACGATGACCCGCTGGTGTCTACCGATCATTTCATGGGTAGTGCAGGGTCCCGCACCGCATTCTGGTCTTCTTCGGAGGCTGAAACGGAGAAGGCTTACGTTTTCTCCGATGGCGAATTGAGTCAGTTGAAAAAGAAGGACGCCCTCTCTGTCCGTTGCGTGCAAGATTAA
- a CDS encoding fibrobacter succinogenes major paralogous domain-containing protein, protein MKRFSLICTLALAFLFTACGDDSSSSVGGGGSGDKGSEYNPDAGTVKDLRDGQTYATVNIGGRVWMAENLNYETETSVVFPEYDGKSHEKYGRLYAWEDAMDACPRSWRLPGEDDWNDLVAAAGDSATAGTKLKATRDWDKDKKDYVVGTDDFGFAALPAAVSHVNTNGVRSFSNNGAFFWTATEKNDVKALMFVMHYEKESVESGAFPKDTWLSVRCIKD, encoded by the coding sequence ATGAAGCGTTTTTCTTTGATTTGCACTTTGGCATTGGCGTTCTTGTTTACCGCCTGCGGTGACGACAGCTCCTCGTCTGTAGGCGGTGGCGGTTCCGGCGACAAGGGCAGCGAATACAATCCCGACGCGGGAACGGTCAAGGATTTGCGCGATGGCCAGACTTACGCCACGGTCAATATCGGCGGACGGGTATGGATGGCGGAGAACCTGAACTACGAAACGGAAACCAGCGTAGTTTTCCCCGAATACGACGGGAAGTCCCACGAAAAGTACGGGCGGCTGTACGCCTGGGAAGATGCAATGGACGCGTGCCCCCGCAGTTGGCGCCTGCCGGGCGAAGACGACTGGAACGACCTGGTTGCTGCCGCTGGTGATTCGGCTACGGCGGGTACGAAACTCAAGGCTACGAGGGACTGGGACAAGGACAAAAAGGACTATGTCGTCGGTACGGACGATTTCGGGTTCGCTGCCTTGCCCGCGGCCGTTTCGCATGTCAACACGAACGGTGTGCGCAGCTTCAGCAACAACGGGGCCTTCTTCTGGACCGCCACGGAGAAAAACGACGTGAAGGCGCTCATGTTCGTGATGCATTACGAGAAGGAATCCGTGGAATCGGGCGCATTCCCCAAGGATACGTGGCTCAGCGTCCGCTGCATCAAGGATTAG
- a CDS encoding transketolase, whose amino-acid sequence MQDSLVTKAADNVRILSAAMVQKAKSGHPGGAMGAADAITLLFAEFLRYDPDDAEWMGRDRFFMDPGHMSPLLYSELVLTNRLTLDDVKNFRQLGSRTPGHPELDVMLGIENSSGPLGIGHGIALGAAIAERFMVERFGSILEHKTVCLVSDGGLEEEIAYGVGRIAGHLKLSNLIFFYDANQVQLSCKTEDVMSHDFVGQYKAWGFRVIECDGSNIAELRKAFKEAWAEKEKPTLVYGHTTMAKGAVAEDGKSYEGEVSTHGQPLNAAGASTTATVKNLGGNPDDPFQVFDDVKAGFEARAEELRKEVAEWKKAKAAWDKANAEKSATLNEWLSGKAPVLNLSNLPIKEGVATRVTSGTVLGYLAENFHNIICSSADLSNSDNTQAFLNKTGIFRANDFKGAFVQVGVAELTMGAIMNGIALQKGLFPICATFFVFSDFMKPAIRMAALMGLPVKYVFTHDSFRVGEDGPTHQPIEHETQIRLLEGLTKENGKAEMLVLRPADAFETLAAWEMAFENNDSPTALILTRQVVNTLPGENRYEAAKACRKGAYIVSDNTAAGKNPDLTLVANGSDVLLEHQAAELLRAEGKAVRVVSMISPALFLKQEKTYRDQVLVPWTPVFALSSGLPVLFDRVVGGFGKACGLERFGASAPAGVLEKEFGYVPEAVAAKAKEYLAEFAQNVADFKKAN is encoded by the coding sequence GTGCAAGATTCCTTAGTTACGAAAGCAGCCGACAACGTCCGAATCCTTTCTGCCGCGATGGTGCAGAAGGCGAAGTCCGGACATCCGGGTGGTGCCATGGGCGCCGCCGACGCCATCACGCTGTTGTTCGCGGAATTCTTGCGCTACGATCCGGACGACGCCGAATGGATGGGCCGCGACCGCTTCTTCATGGACCCGGGCCACATGAGCCCGCTCCTGTACTCCGAGCTCGTCCTCACGAACCGCCTCACGCTCGACGACGTGAAGAACTTCCGCCAGCTCGGCAGCCGCACTCCCGGCCACCCCGAACTGGACGTGATGCTCGGCATCGAGAACTCCTCGGGCCCGCTCGGTATTGGCCACGGCATCGCCCTTGGTGCCGCCATCGCCGAACGCTTCATGGTGGAACGCTTCGGCTCCATCCTCGAGCACAAGACGGTCTGCCTCGTTTCTGACGGCGGCCTCGAAGAAGAAATTGCCTACGGCGTGGGCCGCATCGCGGGCCACCTCAAGCTTTCGAACCTCATCTTCTTCTACGACGCGAACCAGGTGCAGCTGAGCTGCAAGACCGAAGACGTGATGAGCCACGACTTCGTCGGCCAGTACAAGGCATGGGGTTTCCGCGTTATCGAATGCGACGGTTCCAACATCGCCGAACTCCGCAAGGCATTCAAGGAAGCCTGGGCCGAGAAGGAAAAGCCGACGCTCGTGTACGGCCACACCACGATGGCGAAGGGCGCCGTTGCCGAAGATGGCAAGAGCTACGAAGGCGAAGTTTCTACGCACGGGCAGCCGCTCAACGCTGCCGGTGCTTCCACAACCGCTACGGTCAAGAACCTCGGCGGTAACCCGGACGACCCGTTCCAGGTGTTCGACGATGTGAAGGCCGGTTTCGAAGCCCGCGCCGAAGAACTCCGCAAGGAAGTCGCCGAATGGAAGAAGGCCAAGGCCGCTTGGGACAAGGCGAATGCCGAAAAGTCCGCGACCCTCAATGAATGGCTTTCCGGCAAGGCTCCGGTGCTCAACCTCTCGAACCTCCCCATCAAGGAAGGGGTCGCTACCCGCGTCACGAGCGGTACGGTTCTCGGCTACCTCGCCGAAAACTTCCACAACATCATTTGCAGTTCCGCCGACCTTTCGAACTCCGACAATACGCAGGCGTTCCTCAACAAGACGGGCATCTTCCGCGCTAACGACTTCAAGGGCGCGTTCGTGCAGGTGGGCGTCGCGGAACTCACGATGGGCGCCATCATGAACGGTATCGCGTTGCAGAAGGGCCTGTTCCCGATTTGTGCCACGTTCTTCGTGTTCAGCGACTTCATGAAGCCCGCTATCCGCATGGCTGCCCTCATGGGTCTCCCGGTCAAGTACGTGTTCACGCACGATAGCTTCCGCGTGGGCGAAGACGGCCCGACGCACCAGCCCATCGAACACGAAACGCAGATCCGCTTGCTCGAAGGCCTCACGAAGGAAAACGGCAAGGCCGAAATGCTCGTGCTCCGTCCGGCAGACGCATTCGAGACTCTCGCCGCCTGGGAAATGGCTTTCGAGAACAACGACAGTCCGACGGCTCTCATCCTTACCCGCCAGGTGGTAAACACGCTCCCCGGCGAAAACCGCTACGAAGCCGCGAAGGCCTGCCGCAAGGGCGCCTACATCGTGAGCGACAATACGGCTGCCGGCAAGAACCCGGACCTCACGCTTGTGGCGAACGGTTCCGACGTGCTCCTGGAACACCAGGCTGCCGAACTCCTCCGCGCCGAAGGCAAGGCCGTGCGCGTGGTCTCCATGATTAGCCCGGCTCTCTTCCTCAAGCAAGAAAAAACTTACCGCGATCAGGTGCTCGTGCCCTGGACTCCGGTGTTCGCTCTCTCCAGCGGCCTCCCGGTTCTCTTCGACCGCGTGGTCGGCGGGTTCGGCAAGGCCTGCGGCCTGGAACGCTTCGGCGCTTCTGCTCCGGCTGGCGTGCTAGAGAAGGAATTCGGCTATGTGCCCGAGGCCGTCGCCGCGAAGGCGAAGGAATACCTCGCCGAGTTCGCGCAGAACGTCGCCGACTTCAAGAAGGCTAATTAA
- the nrdR gene encoding transcriptional regulator NrdR: MICPFCKQDNDKVVDSRVSGTAIRRRRECLACGRRFTTREYIELQPLTVIKRSGEKQPFQREKLIRGIMNSCKKRPLSTEDIEELATRVENALPVNDNSEVGYDTIGNLVMQELKKLDPVAYVRFASIYREFKEVGEFVDQIKTLDKT, translated from the coding sequence ATGATTTGTCCTTTTTGCAAGCAAGACAACGACAAGGTGGTCGATAGCCGCGTGAGCGGAACCGCCATACGCAGACGGCGTGAATGCCTTGCGTGTGGTCGCAGGTTCACTACCCGCGAGTATATCGAACTCCAGCCGTTGACGGTTATCAAGCGGAGTGGCGAAAAGCAGCCGTTCCAGCGCGAAAAGCTTATCCGCGGCATCATGAACTCTTGCAAGAAGCGCCCGCTTTCGACCGAGGACATCGAAGAACTGGCGACACGCGTGGAAAACGCCCTGCCGGTGAACGACAATTCCGAGGTGGGCTACGATACCATCGGGAACCTCGTGATGCAGGAACTCAAGAAATTGGACCCTGTCGCCTACGTGAGGTTCGCGTCCATCTACCGAGAATTCAAGGAAGTCGGCGAGTTCGTGGACCAGATCAAGACGCTGGACAAAACTTAG
- a CDS encoding phosphatase, whose translation MQNKLQATVDIGSHSCILLIAAFEDGKLVPKLQKVEVCRLGEDIYEHGAITEERIRELTTIMTKFRMDLHALGVELKAVAATEAMRKASNPDAVLDAVEKSLWMRPRIISGEEEGKLTFRSVKEWHGDDIVTIDIGGGSTELSNGKTSFSIPVGALKMFKAMGPIPGPEYKKFVKETFKEVSFKGMTKKPVYLIGGTGTALAMVFLNKPQFDYKAIEGLEMSIADLDAVTTRITNLSKELRAMLPGLENGRHEVIICGLFWLKSLLEKLRVERFKISTAGLRFGLLYPPEGESKTETQKN comes from the coding sequence ATGCAAAATAAGCTCCAAGCGACCGTCGACATAGGCAGCCACAGCTGCATTTTGCTGATTGCCGCCTTTGAAGACGGCAAACTGGTGCCCAAGCTGCAAAAGGTGGAAGTGTGCCGGCTGGGCGAAGACATTTACGAACACGGCGCCATTACAGAGGAACGCATCCGGGAATTGACTACCATCATGACCAAGTTCCGCATGGACCTGCACGCCCTGGGAGTCGAACTCAAGGCCGTCGCCGCCACCGAGGCGATGCGCAAGGCCAGCAACCCCGACGCCGTGCTGGACGCGGTCGAAAAGAGCCTGTGGATGCGCCCGCGCATCATCAGCGGCGAAGAAGAAGGCAAACTCACGTTCCGCTCGGTCAAGGAATGGCACGGCGACGACATCGTGACAATCGACATTGGCGGCGGTTCCACCGAACTCAGCAACGGAAAGACCTCGTTCTCCATCCCGGTGGGCGCCCTCAAGATGTTCAAGGCAATGGGACCGATCCCCGGCCCCGAATACAAGAAGTTTGTGAAGGAAACCTTCAAGGAAGTGAGTTTCAAGGGCATGACCAAAAAGCCGGTGTACCTCATTGGCGGCACGGGAACGGCACTTGCGATGGTGTTCCTAAACAAGCCGCAGTTCGACTACAAAGCGATTGAAGGGCTCGAGATGAGCATCGCCGACCTCGATGCGGTCACCACGCGCATCACAAACCTCTCCAAGGAGCTCCGTGCGATGCTCCCCGGACTCGAGAACGGGCGTCACGAGGTGATTATTTGCGGGCTTTTTTGGCTCAAGTCGCTTTTAGAGAAGTTGCGCGTAGAGCGTTTCAAGATCTCCACTGCGGGTCTGAGGTTCGGCCTGTTGTACCCACCCGAGGGCGAGTCTAAAACGGAAACCCAAAAAAACTAA
- a CDS encoding class I SAM-dependent rRNA methyltransferase: MMKNLLRTAFEKRAPLFDVTDAYRVVNGAADGFPGLTLDRFGDRFQVQYFGDELLRERRAIVDAVVETFNPACVVVKERLSRSGKSLENAPMEVAYGSREDAAGTVREGNAKFHVDLLDTVNPGLFLDMRHVRLEVEERFRAMSNNVRFLNLFSYTCSFSVHARLGGAAVATNADISGKILDKGRENYALNGLDLRPGEFFRGNALEYVRWAQKKGLKFDGIVLDPPSFARFKGMNFNVREHLMPLVADCASILNPGGFFMVSSNYSEFALDSFARDVLDAVRSVHKEARTAWKRGQDIDFAGSGATKDSCLVATMVEV, from the coding sequence ATGATGAAAAATTTACTTAGGACTGCATTTGAAAAACGTGCGCCGCTGTTCGATGTGACGGACGCGTACCGCGTCGTGAACGGGGCCGCCGACGGTTTCCCGGGACTCACGCTCGATCGCTTTGGCGACCGCTTCCAGGTGCAGTATTTCGGGGATGAACTCCTGCGGGAACGTCGCGCAATCGTAGATGCGGTGGTGGAGACATTCAATCCCGCATGCGTCGTGGTGAAGGAACGCCTCTCGCGCTCGGGCAAGTCGCTCGAGAACGCGCCGATGGAAGTTGCCTACGGGTCACGCGAAGATGCCGCGGGGACGGTACGCGAGGGGAACGCGAAATTCCATGTGGACCTGCTCGACACGGTGAACCCGGGGTTGTTCCTGGACATGCGGCACGTGCGCCTCGAGGTGGAGGAACGCTTTCGCGCGATGTCTAATAACGTGCGCTTTTTGAACCTCTTCAGCTACACGTGCAGTTTCTCGGTGCATGCGCGCCTCGGGGGTGCCGCGGTCGCCACCAATGCCGACATCAGCGGCAAGATTCTCGACAAGGGCCGCGAAAACTACGCGCTGAACGGGCTCGACCTGCGCCCCGGTGAATTTTTCCGCGGGAATGCGCTCGAATACGTGCGCTGGGCGCAAAAGAAGGGCCTAAAGTTCGACGGAATCGTTCTCGACCCGCCGAGTTTCGCGCGCTTTAAGGGGATGAACTTCAACGTGCGCGAACATTTGATGCCGCTTGTGGCGGACTGCGCCTCGATTTTGAATCCGGGCGGGTTCTTCATGGTGAGTTCCAACTACAGCGAGTTCGCGCTCGATTCGTTCGCGCGCGACGTGCTTGATGCCGTCAGGTCGGTACACAAAGAAGCCCGCACTGCTTGGAAGCGCGGGCAGGATATCGATTTTGCGGGTAGCGGCGCTACGAAGGATTCTTGCCTCGTCGCGACGATGGTGGAAGTGTAA